The genomic DNA AAAATGAAGTTGAACATTCCACCAATCCATTTTCCAAGTACATTTTGATTGATTGCAATGATGTCTCCATTACCCTGATTTAAAATCTGATATATGATCCAAATCATAAGATTAACAGATATTCCAAAAAGTAGCGTGCTAATCCACGCATCATTTCCAACTAATTTTGCACTAATCCTTTCAAAACCAAGCATACCAACCCCCATCTGTATAGTAATAATTAAAAAAAATACCATATATGGAGAGACTTGATACTCAATTGGGATCTGTTTCATAATGCTCCTCCCTGTTAAATTCAATCATCAAAATCATTTCTTGATAGGATTTTATTTTTCTCTACCTCTTCTGGATTAAAGCGAAAACGCTGTTTAGACCTTGAAAAAATAGGACGTCGAAACATCGCTGAGATTGGCATGCGTATAATACTGTCTTTCCAATCTGTAGGGCGTGTAGGATAAAAAGGAAACAAATAAGGACGTCTTAATGACTCTGTACGTAATAAACGTGCTAAAAGCAAAGAGCTTGTTAAAACAATTCCTAATAAACCCAACAGGTGTGCAGCGATTATAAAGGGAAAACGAATTACCCGAATTGTATTACCAATTCGATATATTGGTGCTGTAAATGAGCTAAGGGCTGAAAGTGCAACAATGATAATAAGTACATTACTTGTAAGACTTGCCTCTACCGATGCCTGTCCAATTACAATACCCCCTACTATACCGACAGTTAGACCCACTTTAGTTGGTAAACGTGCCCCCGCTTCTCTCAGTAATTCAATCGTTATTTCTAAAAACAGTGCTTCAATGACTGGAGGAAAAGGTACTCTACTTCTCGATATGATTAACGTTTCAAGAAGTTCTTTCGGAATTAGCTCGTAATGATATGTTAAGATTGCAACATATAATGGAGTAGTTAAGACAGAAAAAATAAAAGCAAAAAGCCTTAGCAGTCGAAAAAAGGAGGAAATAATCCAAGGCATGGTGTAATCTTCTGTCGTAGAAAAAAAGTCAATTAATGTTGTTGGAAGAGTGATAGCATAAGGCGAGCCATCTACAAAAAGTGCAATTTTCCCTTCTGCTAATACAGCTGCCACACGGTCAGGACGTTCTGTATTCAAAAATTGAGGGAATATAGAATTCGGGTTGTCTGCAATTAACTGAATCAAATAAGTACTATCCAAAACATGGTCTGTTTTTATTTGACTTACCCGTTTTATAATTTCTTGTAGATTTTGATCATTTACAATTCCCTCAATAAATACAATTGCAACAGTTGTGTTAGAGAGCGAGCCTACTTTCAATTCCTTCATTTGTAAATAAGGTGTTGGAAGCTTTCTACGTACTAAATTTAAATTTACATCTAAATCTTCGACAAATGCGATTTGCGGACCCACAATATTGTATTCAATTTCAGCTTTTGTAATATCCCTTTTTTCTTTCTTTGACACATTTACTAACAAACAATTTAATGTATCTGTATCGAACTGAATAAGTATATAGCCATTTAAAATACTATCCTGAATATCTTCCATTTGATTTGTTATTTTTGAATTCTCAAAGGGTAAGACAGACTGAATGTCTTGTAACGAATCGAAGCTCTTCTCTTTTATATAAGTCAAAACCTCTTCATGAAA from Bacillus basilensis includes the following:
- a CDS encoding spore germination protein, yielding MKPHERISVYSIESLQDLMKLLKKSKDFITLEIASNNSSIVISYFRTLIDVNIFHEEVLTYIKEKSFDSLQDIQSVLPFENSKITNQMEDIQDSILNGYILIQFDTDTLNCLLVNVSKKEKRDITKAEIEYNIVGPQIAFVEDLDVNLNLVRRKLPTPYLQMKELKVGSLSNTTVAIVFIEGIVNDQNLQEIIKRVSQIKTDHVLDSTYLIQLIADNPNSIFPQFLNTERPDRVAAVLAEGKIALFVDGSPYAITLPTTLIDFFSTTEDYTMPWIISSFFRLLRLFAFIFSVLTTPLYVAILTYHYELIPKELLETLIISRSRVPFPPVIEALFLEITIELLREAGARLPTKVGLTVGIVGGIVIGQASVEASLTSNVLIIIVALSALSSFTAPIYRIGNTIRVIRFPFIIAAHLLGLLGIVLTSSLLLARLLRTESLRRPYLFPFYPTRPTDWKDSIIRMPISAMFRRPIFSRSKQRFRFNPEEVEKNKILSRNDFDD